The Catharus ustulatus isolate bCatUst1 chromosome 9, bCatUst1.pri.v2, whole genome shotgun sequence genomic interval ATCCTTTCAGAGGCAGTTGTAAAGCTGGATTTAACTCACATCACAGAGAATACACGAAAGCTCTCGTGtgttctgcagcactgggggttttttggtggctCTGTGAACGTGCTGACCAGCAGCTGACCTTGCCTCCTGATGCAAAGGATAGGACACACTCTGCCATTGTCAGTATTCCCCATTTCACTTCACACCCTGCATCTGCTTCCCCCCCAGGTGGGGATGGGTCCCACCAGCCCCCTGCAACAGCTCATCACTGGAGGAGTGGGGCCTTGGACATGATTGGTATCACAGCACAAGGGTTACAGCCTTgattcctgcagcaccagctgttCCTTCTCTTGGTGAAGCCCTTCCCAGTGTGAACAGGGTGACTGCAGCCTTGAGAGGACAGAGGAAGGCAagggaaaaagagcaaagtcaccCCAAGGACTCAGGGTGGACCAACCCACACGGAGAGCTTTCCCCACCACAGATGTTAAACAAGTCCTTCCACATTAGATCCACCTACACCTAAAACACCAATCTAACCTCACCAATCCAACCTTTCCTAAGCCTTCAGTGGGTGTTTCATTTCCCCTGAGAGCTATCTGGAAGTTTCTAAAGTAACTAAAAATGCGTTTTTCCTTTTTGACCCATTTCCCAAGGGCCAGCTGCTGTACCAAACCCTCTGCCCTCCTCTTCTTCAAGCCACCACACACCTCTATTCCCACACATGAAACATTTGTGAAACCTGAGAAATATGTCCTGGGCAAATAGATATCCCATTGATAAATACCTTTCAAAAAACCCATCTGGAAGCTGGTCAGGTAAACGCATCAGGTAAACACATGGACACTGCATTCCCCTCCAGGCTTTTCCTTCAGGCAAACTGAACATACTTTGGATTTCTCAGCAGAGGGAGCTTCTCACAAGCAGTTTGAGCACCACCTCCCTCCAGCCCTCTCCTGTtccaaacagcagcagttttgcACCACACACACGTGCAGGAAAACCAAAGGCAGGTGACTCCTAACCCTGAGTAACCATCAGCTGGTTTGTTTATGGATTTAAGCAGGCTTGCAATTCTTCATGAGTTTTCATTACTATTCCTATGAAATGCCTGTCCTTTCAAcatcctggtgctgctcagcagcagctctgtggcagtCAGTACCAGGGCTGTGAGAGTTTGCAAGAAAAAATGggctttttaatgcttttcaaTGCCTTCCTTTGGTGCCACTGAAGGCCTCTTGATATTATCCTTATGGAGACAGAACTCTTCAGCCTACTTTTGTGTGCAGCTCAAATGCTGTGTATGTTATGGCCatgcagtgtggccagcaggatcagggcGGTGATTGTCTCCTGTGGGTGCTGATGGAGCCACACCTCGAATCCTGGGTGCATTTCTGGGCCTCTCAtgacaagaaagacattgaggggctgaGATGTgttcagagaagggcagcagagctgggaaaaggtctggaacacaagtcaGAGGTTGAGGGAGTGGagagggggctcagcctggagaaaaagaggctcagAGGGGACCTCCTCAGTCTCTACAACTCCCAAAAATGAGGTAAGAGGCAGATGAGGGTTGGGGTCTTCTCgcagggaacaagggacaggacaagaggaagcagcctcaagctgtgcagGGGAGGTTTGGATTGCACatcaggaataatttcttcaccTAAAGGGTtatcaaacactggaacagattgcttAGGACAGCAGTGGAATTATCATCCCTAGAGGggtttaaaagctgtgtggatgtggcacttggagtggtggccttggcagtgctggacttgatgatcttaggcagcttttccagcctaaaccattctatgattccatgactctgtgTCCCTTTCCCCTGTCTCCTCGGACAAACAACTGCATCTTTTATCCAAAAGCCTTTGCATGGTTGCCACCACGCCCTGGGTAAGGAACAGCCccgtgcagggctggcagggctgtctgGGACGATGGATGTCACCTCCCCAAGGATGTCACCTCCCCAGGAGGATGGGGAGCTCTGGTCAATGCCaggcccctgctctgctcccagcacagcacaccagGGAGCTCATctaggcagaaaaaaattactgatttaaaaagaaaatgtttaattccTCAGTCAGATCAGCTCTCCAACCTGTTCCActgagtgacagcagcagcacttgtaCTGCACAGCATGCCCAGAACAGCATGAGTGGGCggatgggatggcaggagagggagggagggaggaggagaagggaaaaggactGCTTTTTTAAGAAGCACTAACAGCTTAAACACacttaaaatgttaatttaattGAAGAAACCAAGGATTTTAGTCTCACCGAGCTACCAAGGGAACCTTAGCTCTTCCAACCGGATTTGCAGATGATGTTTTCTTAAGCCTACATGGATCATTGGATGATGTTTTGCTCAAATAACTAGAATAACCAGAACTGAAAACCAGCACAGTTTCTAATATCTATCTCCCCTTCCTTCATCCCCTTCTTGTTCCTGTGTTTTCTATGCCTGGCATCAGTAGCTACATGAGCAATTTGACCATAATCTGAATTGTGGTTCACTCCTCTGCTTTAAAGTAGTTTCACATCACAGTATTTGAGCTCACCTACCCCCTTCTTGTTGCCTAGGGCCTTAcaaaaacaagagcaaaacatgaaaaacattatAAGCATTTCTAATGGTTCTTcataaaaacaatttcaaaatagTATTTACACTGAAGGCATAAATATGCCCTTATGAATAAATGATGCTGTTAGTCAATAAACCCAGTGCTTGATCACATTCAGATCAGGAATAATTATTTAGGCCCTTCAGAGAGGTTAAAATAACCTCTCTTTGGGCATGGGAATCTTCTTCTGCATGAATAATTTCCGTCAGCAGATGAACtgataaataaaagcagataaCATCAATCAGCTCAGATGTATGAAGAGCTAGTGAGCAGACTAGGCACAAGTGCAACAAATATAATTTGTCTACAAATAAATCTAGTCTGGAAATTAGGAGACCCTTTCCAAATATGAGAGCTGTGAAATCCCAGTCTAGTCCTTCAATAAAAGCAGTAGGACAAAACCCATAAAAGTAGCGTGCTAAaatttccatccctggaattgttccaggccaggttgcATAAGGAGTAACTGTTTTAATGGGAGGTGGCTCTGCCCATGGCTGAAGGGTTGGCATTAGGTGATCTTTAAGCTGCTTCCAAGTCAAAACATTCTGTGAATGATTCCATGTAATCATGAAGTGGGCTTCAAAACAAAGCCTTCAATCAAGACAGCTGAAGGTGTGGCTGAGCTCTGGGCCTTGATGCCTCCCTGGCTGGAGTTTCCATCTCCCAGCTATCAATCATCTGAAGGACAAGGTCAGCATTTCTCCTGCTGGCAAAGAGAAGTCACACCTGACACTTGTGTCACATCACCATGGCTGTGCTCCCACGGAACACCTGGATTCCATGCTCCTCTCTGAACCCAACAGTGCCTCGGCAAAGTCTCTGCCATTCCAGAgtccctggcagcactggctgtgccagcacctcctggggctgtcactggACCTCTGCCACTGTCCTCTCAAGCAGCACTTCCCTTGAGGGATATTAACTTCAAAAAACAAAGCCTCATCTTTCTCACAGACTTTATTTATCTTCTGTGGTTCCATCATGGATAGGAATTTTCTGCCAGGGTTTTAGAGAGCAAGTTGTGTTTTGGCAGGAAGTGCCCCCTTCTTGATTCTAGAAATGGAActgagaggaatgttggatttgtctttataAACAAGCTGTGgatctgctggtagataagactAGCATTGAGAGatataaataaagcaaaaaggactcctctctctccttttggacataaacctctggtgtttgtgcaTTAATTTCCCTGACAGAACTGCATGGCACTTTGGACTTTCTGTCAGAGgcacctgcactgctgggttctctggtgcctgcagcacagGTGAGGGATGCACAGTGAGGGATGCAGAGGTGAGGGATGCACAGTGAGGGATGCACAGTGAGGGATGCACGGGTGAGGATGCACAGCAGAGGGATGCACAGTGAGGGATGCACAGTGAGGGATGCACAGGTGAGGGATGCACAGTGAGGGATGCACAGGTGAGGATGCACAGTGAGGGAtggacaggtgagggatggACAGCTGAGGGATGGACAGCTGAGGGATGCACAGTGAGGGATGGACAGTGAGGGATGGACAGGTGAGGGATGCACAGTGAGGGATGCACGGGTGAGGATGCACAGGTGAGGGATGCACAGTGAGGGATGCACAGTGAGGGATGCACAGGTGAGGGATGCACAGGTGAGGGATGCAGAGGTGTTTTGTTCCACACCCCAACCTAAAGGCACCAGGGTGCACCCCTTGCCCAGGAGACACGGGCCACCAGAGCACCACCAaggctctgtcccctgccctgaCTGAGGGTCCCCTCTGCCTCAGCCCTTGTCCTCTGCCGTGTATCCCACTCAGCCCCTGCCTCAGGACCAGTGCCCGCCCCTGCCCGAGGGTCTGAGCCTGTCCtggtccccattcccagccctgcccgagGGTCTGAGCCTGTCCtggtccccattcccagccctgtcccggtgtccattcccagccctgcccgggtCTGACCCTATCCCGgtgcccattcccagccctgtcccgGTGTCCATTCCCAGCCCTACCCGGATCTGACCCTATCCCGgtgcccattcccagccctgcccggatCTGACTCTATTCCGgtgcccattcccagccctgtcctaTCCCGGTGTCCATCCCCAGTCCTATCCCGGTgtccattcccagccctgcccgggtCTGAGCCTGTCCCGgtgcccattcccagccctATCCCGgtgcccatccccagccctgtcccggtgcccattcccagccctgcccggatGTGACCCTATCCCGgtgcccattcccagccctgtcaTATCCCGgtgcccattcccagccctgcccgggtCTGACCCTATCCCGgtgcccattcccagccctgcccgctgCCCGGGTCTGACCCTATCCCGgtgcccattcccagccctgcccggatCTGACCCTGTCCCGgtgcccattcccagccctgtcctaTCCCGgtgcccattcccagccctgcccgggtCTGACGCTATCCCGgtgcccattcccagccctgcccgggtCTGAGGgctcccccctgtccccaggcgGTGACACCCCCGCCCCGGGGGGGgccccggcggccgcggcgATGAGGGGgagcgccgggccgggcgcgcGCAGCCAATCAGCGCCCTCAGCGCCTGGTCCGATCTCCGCGGAGCTCTCCGATTGGCCGCCGCCCTCCCCTCGCCTCACGCCCCGGCCAATGGGGGCGGAGGGGCGTGGCCCGGGCGGCGAGCGCGCGAGCGGCGGGCGCGGCATGGCGGGGTCCCATAAGGGAGCGCGGCCGTGATGGAGCGCGAGCGGGCGGTGGGCGTCATGTCGGCGCTGTGGTCGGTGGGCgcggggctgctgctcctgctgctgtgggtgcgGCACCGCGGGCTGGAGGCCGTGCTGGTGCACCACCGCTGGGTCTTCGtctgcttcttcctcctgccGCTCTCCATCCTCTTCGACATCTACTACCAGCTGCGCGCATGGGCCGTGTGGCGGCTGCACAGCGCGCCGCGGCAGCACGCCCAGCGCGTCCGGCACATCCAGGAGCAGGTGAGGCACCCGCACCGCGGGACCCCCGCTTGGCCGGGGCACAGCGTGCTCTCGTCCCGTTCTCtgccatccctccatccccgcCCTGCCTCCCCACGCCGTTCCATTGCGTGCCGGGATGGGCAAAGTCCAGCCCGAGCGGGGAAAAGCGAAGTTCCAGGAGGTGCTCCATGTTAAAGTTTTGCTCCACCCAGAAATGCGGATGTCTGTAGTGATTCTGTGCCCTCTGGTATTCGTGGCAATTCTGTCACGCCCGTTTCTGTTTCCTGCCTTGTCTCCCATCACAGATAGAGATGGGTATTAATGTGCATGGCGTTGTTGGGGTTGTTcattgggttttgggttttttaccaGCTGTAGTAGCAACCCAGCTTTGGAGAAAATGCAGTTGGTTGTTCTCTAGGTGTTAACCACTGTGGTTTTGAAGAATTCGGGACTCATATGTATGGCTtacacattttccttctcaacTTTTGCTAGAATCCTAGGaggctttgggttggaagggaccttaaaatcatctaattccaacctcacatcttccactagaccaggttgctcaaggtTGCTtccactggagcaggttttctCTCTTTGCGTGGTCATttgcaggctcagcccactttttgtgtgttttggatTAGAACTAAGATTATAACACTGATAACACCTCCCGTAGAGGACGCTTTTTTAACTCTCTGTTAGTGTCATGTTATCTTTCTGAATCCTCCCCCAGAAGAAAACCCCAGATCTACACGATATTAAAAATGTGTCTTCTACATAACTAAACCACTCTGGCCAAACTTTATTTAGAAGTTCAGAGTTCTGCAAAGAGACTTCCAAAGCTCTGACAGCTGTTGGCTCCTGCAGGTCCGGGAATGGAAGAAGGAAGGCAGCAAGAGATACATGTGCACAGGCCGGCCCGGCTGGCTCACCGTGTCACTCCGTGTGGGCAAGTACAAGAAGACTCACAAGAACATCATGATCAATTTAATGGACGTTCTGGAAGTAGACACTGAAAGACAGGTAACAAGTTCCACCACAAAGCATTCACTGTAATGGgtttttacagttttctttacAATACTCATAGCTGAAGGGATTAGATTccacaaagaacaaaattttgTAGCAGACCTGTCGAATTTCAAGGTTTTGCAATGTGTGCTTGGATCGTTCTATCTTAAAAAACCCAGCATATGGAATTGCTTGGCTTTTATGTGCTGAAGTCTAAAAGACCAGATTGATTTATGGGTTTGGGCACTGAGCAACAAGATGTTGAGGCAGAGGAGGAATCACTAAACAGTTCCCACTATTTTTAGTAGCTCTCTTAGGAAAGTGAGTCTCTGAGTTCTGATAACAGATGGAAGTGTATCCGGTTAGCCATATTTTGTCATCATTAATGCTGAACTCCTAATTTATGTTTGTTGAGAACTTGGGATTTGGGTGTTTTTGCTTTTTAGGTAGTTCGTGTGGAGCCTTTGGTGTCCATGGGCCAGCTGACTGCATACCTGAATCCCATGGGCTGGACCATTCCTGTGGTGCCAGAGCTTGATGATCTCACAGTAGGTAAGGGTTGCTGATGACAAGAGACTGATTCTGCTGCACTTCCATTAGGCTTTTTTATACAGTAAAACACTGCATTGTTTTAAAGGTTCTAGAAGTAGTCTGTTGAACCTTATGTTGTTTGTGGTATTTATATTATAAgcacttccattttttttaaatagtcttAGAAGAGCCTATAAAGTGGGGGTTTGCTGTCATAAATCACCTGCATTTTAGAGTGTGTTTCATTTGATTTGTTGTGTGCTCTCTTGATAAGGTGGCCTCATCATGGGAACTGGCATTGAGTCTTCATCCCATATCTATGGACTTTTTCAGCACACCTGTGTGGCCTATGAACTTGTTCTTGCTGATGGAAGCCTTGTGAGATGTTCACCAGTAAGACAAAATGTTACTTTGCTATCATTTACAATGTCATTGACAGTTGTTGGTGTGGATATATGATTTAGTATGACATACTTTTTGCAGACTGAAAACTCAGACCTATTTTATGCAGTGCCTTGGTCTTGTGGTACTCTGGGTTTCCTGGttgcagcagaaataaaaatgattcCTGCCAAGAAATATGTCAAAATACATTACGAGCCAGTAAGAGGACTGCAGAAGATTTGTGAGAAGTTCACTGAAGAGTCTAAGAAAAAGGAGAATAGTTTTGTGGAAGGACTTTTGTATTCCTTGGATGAAGCAGTCATCATGACAGGAGTCTTGACTGATGAAGCTGAGCAAAGCAAGGTAACTGAAGGGAAGTTACAATGGAAAAAATGCTCCCAAAGTCTAACTGAAGTTATACTAGGATAAAACCATTATAAAATGGGAACAATCTCTTAACATAGGATTAAAATTTGCATCAGTCcatcagaatattttaaagtataacCCTTTTCCTACTATAACAGAGTCTGTTCTCTGAATCTCTTTCATTGATGAGAAATGACCCACTAATTTAATTGTTCTAGCAAATAATTCAGTCTACAGCCTCTTCTCTGCAGTAcctgaggaggaaaagaaggatcTTTTCTCACAGACTGAACAATGCTGCAGTTATTCAGAGTAACTCTCTTCCCAGCAAGCTTTTAATTctgttattattaataaaaacacaTCAGGAGGGTCATGCTAAGTGTTCATGCAAGCCTCCACCCAGATGTTTCCTCTCTGCCATGTGAGATTTTGGATTAATGGTGGGTTTAGAGATTGGCATTTTAGGAATTCAGTTCTGTCACATTCATGGGCTCTTAAATATCTTGTGAGTGCAAGCCTTACTTAAAACTTAATGGCGAGAAAGGCAAGAAGGAGCCTTGCAGGTGGTGGAGTGAAGGCTCCCTAGATGTCTTGTGACAGTCTTATCCAGAGGGTATAACACAGGTTCCTCCCAGGAAAGGAATTTGGGGACATGCTCTGTTGTCTAGCAAGGAGTAATTGTTACCTAATGAATGCATGTTTTCTTGTAGATAAACAGAATTGGCAACTACTACAAGCCATGGTTCTTTAAGCATGTGGAGAAGTATTTGAAAGCTGACAGGACTGGAGTAGAATACATTCCTTCCAGACATTATTACCACAGACATACTCGCAGCATCTTCTGGGAGCTCCAAGTAAGACCAGTTCCAAAATTCAAATATATCTGCAGGAAGGTACTCTGCCCTTTCACAGTGGAGGAGGTATAACTTCTGTCTTTCatggcagaaaaaaacagcaaagttTATGGCAAGTCTTGCATTTGGGTACAGCAAATCCAAAGATACTTCTTCACATACAAGGCATTATATCAGAAACTCCTGATTTTTGGTTCAGTACTTTTCTCAATTTAGACcttaaatatgtatttcagcATTAAATTTTTGTACCTACTGAGTGATTTTCAAATTCAGATGGTGAGAAAAAACATGGATGTGAAATGCTAGCTGAAGAACTCCCCCACATAAAGTAACTGTCATTAGGTCATTACTTTGAATTTCATAAATGTGTTTGTCATGTGTACTTACGCAAAACTTTACTTGACATTCTGAAATACTCCTCTTACTACATTTTGAATTTCTGGACTGAGGTACCAGATCctttcagctcctgcagaaggtaAACAGCTGTTGGCTGTGCAGGTggtaattaaaattttacagCTTTGAAATATGTTGGAGAAATTTAGTTATTCTTGCAAAACTTCTGGAAGGTTAATTCCTTGTGCACTCCTCCCTTGGCTGTTGCAAGATAATAGAtctctgaaattatttgggGCTGGGTATGTTGTGATTCATCCAGCTGAAAATCAGTGGTAACCAGAGGAGGCGTGGGGCAGGGCCCCTCTAATCTGCTAATTTGTACTGTCGTACTACAGCAAACTATCAGCAATTAAACTTATTGAAAATCTGGCTTAATATTGCCCTGAGGACTCTGAAGTGTTTTTTTGGTCCACTTACACTTTCTTGAGTCaaactctttttctttgctctctGCAGGACATCATTCCTTTTGGCAATAACCCTGTGTTCCGTTACCTGTTTGGCTGGATGgtccccccaaaaatctctctGTTAAAGCTCACCCAAGGAGAGGCCATTAGGAAGCTGTATGAGCAGCACCACGTTGTGCAGGACATGTTGGTGCCAATGAAGAACCTTGAAAAATCAATCCAGACCTTCCACGTTGACCTTAATGTAAGAACACATCTCCCCAGAACGCAGCAAATCTTGGGTTGTTTGTGATAAGAACTGTGACTGTTGATCTTAAGACAGAATGTCCTGCTTGTGTAAAAGGTCATTATTGTGTCCTGGAgagtgctgtgctttgtgagTCCATGGTGCAAGGCTGCAGTAGAAATAAACATAGCTTtctgaaaaagaggaaaattaaatcagattCGAGCTTTGGTAGAAGCCAACACTTCTAAAAGATTTTATCACTTACTAAAATTTGAACTGCTCTTCACTTAAAATGATTGGTGATCTCACTAAACACCAACTGTGGAGCTTCATTTCcctttcttgcttttatttctgaatttattttagttAGTGTAGAATTTCAATTTTGATAATTTCCATTTTGGACTGACCGGGAAAAGAAAACACCTCTTTCTCTTTTAGCTCAGAATGTTTATTCAGTTGTTATTTGAGCTCAGtttgtgggtttgttgttttttttccccttctaatTTCAAGTATTCAAGGGGAGGAGATGTAATTCTAGGAGGACACTTTCAATCTATTTGTGTTATGGTCATTAGAAAGTCCAGCTAAAAACAACACCAGGAcagctgggaaggcagagctgaaagCAAAGGTTTCAGTCTGAGATTGGGAGGAAGTTTTCTTaactctttaaaaaatgtgGCAAAATGAAGAGCTTAAAGGATGAttgtatgtaaaaaaaaaaattgataaagtgttttcctggccctgcaggtgTACCCTATTTGGTTATGTCCTTTCATACTTCCCAACAATCCTGGTATGGTCCATCCCAAAGGAAATGAAACCGAGCTCTACGTGGATATAGGAGCTTATGGAGAGCCTAAAAGCAAACAATTTGAAGCCAGGGCTTCAATGAGGCAAATGGAAAAGTTTGTAAGAAGTGTGCACGGGTAAGGACCCCACTCCTCAGAACAGAGAAAATGTAATATAATTCTCACCCATGTGGTTTAATCACAGTTATTTACCCCACAGagctttaatatttaatattgcaTTAATTTAACCACCACAATAATTGAAAACTAATTTACATTTCTAATTTAGGTGGGTTTCAAATATGATTTCACTTTATTATTTGCTtgcaaaaccaaccaaacaaaaggACACACTGGCTGAAGTTCTTGCCGTGTAGTTGGGAGCTGGGTGACTTCAAGTCACCTTtcagctctgagagcagagtCTGCTGCTACAGAATACATCCTTGGAATACATCATTGAGGACTCCCAAAAGTTTGGAcagcttccctgcctgcccttgggACTGCTCTCCCTGAATCCTTGCAGCATCACGGAGCGGCTCTGCCCTGTCCTTGCAGCACGATGTCCTTGCCCAGGGGGCCAGCCTTGGGTTGTCCCTGCTGTCAGTCCCTGTGTGCTGGTGGCATTCTTTCCTCCCTCAAAACTTGTGCTCCAGAGCTTCCTTTTCCCTGCCTGGGTTCTTATTACAGGACCACAGTGGGTGTGAGCCATGTGCCCACCATCTGTCACGGACTCGAGCCAGCCTAATTTGCTGGAGCGGTGTCAGTGGAGAAGCAGCCACAGGCTGGTTTCTCAGGAACAAAAAGCAACTACACGGTATTTTTACACCATCAGGGTAATTTATCCCCATTTCTATTTTGACCTACTTCTCAGTCTAACAGTGATCATGTCCCATGTGGCTGAGCAATAATGGCAAGGCTGCTTCGAGATGATTTGGGGGCTGCAAATGACTTTGAGCTGCATGAAGTGATTTGCCAGAGAACAAAGCAACCCAAAGTtaattttaagctttttttttcattaacttgaaattaagattttaatttaaacctCTTTACTGACAAAGTTTGGTCTGTTTTCTACCTGTCACTGGGAAATGAGTAATGGATAAATTCTTAATCCTCCAGTTTTGTAATCACACAAAACAATAGAGCTTTTATGTTAGgttgtgttttgctgctgtACTCTAATGGTAGCTGCAGCTTAGAGAGCACAGTATGGAAGTGAGGAAGAGTCGACAGCAGCAGAAGGATTTAATTTGTAAATGGACCTTTGTTACACCATGCTTTGTTTACACTATGAATTTGTCTTCTTGGCCTGGTCTCATTTGGTGATGTCTTGCCTTCCTAGTTCTATTCTCAATGtccacagaaatgaaaaagtcAAAGGATGTATTGTTACATCTCTCTTGAATGGATATTGTAATGCAGGCAAATATGAGATTCTATGACTGCACCTACATGGATCCTAAGAAAataggcagaagaaaaaaacctaaatccACAAAACATAATTGGCTTAGTGTCCCAGCATAATCCATGTGAGCTATTGTatctgcttgtttttaaaaaacattgctGATGTTTCTTTTGTTAAGTATTTGCTATTCATAGCTTgcactgaattttttaaaaatcttctgtATCAAATCTTGTGGCTCAATTAACACTGGATCTCTgtctcttcttttcccttctctccagtTTCCAGATGCTGTATGCAGATTGCTACATGACCCGTGAGGAGTTCTGGGATATGTTTGATGGCTCGTTGTACCACAAGCTGAGGGAGCAGATGAATTGCAAGGATGCCTTTCCAGAAGTGTATGACAAAATCTGCAAAGCTGCAAGGcactgagcctggctgggctcacCAAGCAATCAGGGAAAGAGGAATTTACCTATAGCTAGTCAGtatatcctaaaaaaaaaaaaaaagctttattgcTCTCCAAATAAGCTCATTCTTATTGATGTTTAAAGGTATGAATTCCTGCTTTACACGTTTATGTTTAGTATTTCTTCGTATGTTTTAAAACCAGTTTTCCAAACTCAGAGTGATTGTTTTTAAGAAATCTGAAGTGCTAGCCTTTGTATCTAATGTAGTGACATAGGTGAGTTCACCTATTTCcaagcagaacaaaaataatgggaatggaTGAAGACACTGGAGTTAGACCAGCTGTGTACCACAGCTATATTTAACACGACTTCTgaaaaagggagggagggctCAGAAATAGGTGCCAAAGCTGAACACATTGTCTAATTAATCATGTTGTTAAAAACATTTGCCTCCAGTCAgtgtcctggagcagctctgcagtggctcATCCACATTCCATCATGCTCCAGCTgtgtggtggtggtgctgggctgctcACGTtgtcctgcacagcagctgagctccCCAGGCGTGGCTTCTGCTGGAAAACTGAGCATTGAGGTGTGAAGAAGATGCTTTTTACTTGTGCCTATCAGATTTGTACTGATTTTGATTATGAAGTGCGAATGGATGTAGGTTTTTTAGGTGTTTTGTAGTTGGCCAACAGTgcattggttttttttttgccccaaagTATCAATGTTCTGGCTTTGTAgaccactgaaaaaaaaaaattgctgctaTTTCATATAgccaaattttaatttctttatggGTCGGTttatttgggtttctttttgggtttgtggggtttttttgggctttttggtTGTGGCTTAATTTTAGTGCCTTATAAGTACTCAGTTGGAGGAAGATATGGTTTATCTCAGACTGTTCTGTCCTGGCCTGTAGGAGAAGGAAGTCAAGGCTGTGTTTAAGGAGGTTTGTTAGAGCAAGTGGCTGTGGATAAGAACTCTTGATGTGAAACTTGATACACACAGGCTTTGGTTCTGACTTGAGtgacatttttgcttttcattttagcTGGGTTAGGTTGATAGGCTTTGTAAAAGGACTGTTTCAGTCACCTGGAGAGGAAATAACAGCAAGTGCTGTTTGTTCCCTCTTC includes:
- the DHCR24 gene encoding delta(24)-sterol reductase — protein: MERERAVGVMSALWSVGAGLLLLLLWVRHRGLEAVLVHHRWVFVCFFLLPLSILFDIYYQLRAWAVWRLHSAPRQHAQRVRHIQEQVREWKKEGSKRYMCTGRPGWLTVSLRVGKYKKTHKNIMINLMDVLEVDTERQVVRVEPLVSMGQLTAYLNPMGWTIPVVPELDDLTVGGLIMGTGIESSSHIYGLFQHTCVAYELVLADGSLVRCSPTENSDLFYAVPWSCGTLGFLVAAEIKMIPAKKYVKIHYEPVRGLQKICEKFTEESKKKENSFVEGLLYSLDEAVIMTGVLTDEAEQSKINRIGNYYKPWFFKHVEKYLKADRTGVEYIPSRHYYHRHTRSIFWELQDIIPFGNNPVFRYLFGWMVPPKISLLKLTQGEAIRKLYEQHHVVQDMLVPMKNLEKSIQTFHVDLNVYPIWLCPFILPNNPGMVHPKGNETELYVDIGAYGEPKSKQFEARASMRQMEKFVRSVHGFQMLYADCYMTREEFWDMFDGSLYHKLREQMNCKDAFPEVYDKICKAARH